The DNA region GGCGCCGCCCGGGCCGTGGTGGCGGCGGACGATGAACGCATCGTCGAGGCGTGCCGCACCCATGGCGTGGAGGCGCTGCTGACCCGCAGCGACCACCCCAGCGGCAGCGACCGCCTGGCTGAGGCCTGCGAGCTGCTGGGCCTGGAAGGCGACGACATCGTGGTGAACGTGCAGGGCGACGAGCCCCTGATCGACCCCGCCCTGATCGATGCGGTCGCAGCCCTGCTGCCCCTGCGCAGCGACGCCAGCATGGGCACGGCGGCCCACGCCATCCACGCACCGGAAGATGTGGCCAACCCCAACGTGGTGAAGGTGGTGCTGGATGCACGCGGGCTGGCGCATTACTTCAGCCGCGCGCCGATTCCCTTCGCGCGCGACCACGCACCCGGCAGCGCGTGGTGGCAGGCCCAGGCCGCAGCGCCAGCCCTGCAGGGCTTCGCGCCGCTGCGCCATATCGGCCTGTACAGCTACCGCGCCGGCTTCCTGCGCGAGTTTCCGCTGCTGGCTCCCGCTCCCACGGAGACGATTGAGGCGCTGGAACAGCTGAGAGCGCTGTGGCACGGCCACCGCATCGCCGTGCACGTGACCGACGCGGCACCCGGGCCTGGAGTCGACACCCCCGCCGACCTGGAACGCGTGCGCGCCATGATGCGCTGATGCACAGGCGCTGCACCACCGCGCACCAGGAGGCCTTTGCCGCTCCGGGACGATGCCCCACCCGTGTGCCCGATGCGATGGTCACCGCCGTCCACCGCCGCGCGATGCGGTGCCGGGCGCCGTACCACCGCCACGCGTCACCCGTGTGACGGGCGTCAGGTCCGCGCGGGGATCGCATGCTATCCTCGCCCGCGACCAAGAGCACACGCCCGGGCCTGCATGCGCCCAGCCATCGTGCCGCCGAATTCAACATTAAGAGGACTTCCATGAGATTGATTCTGCTGGGCGCCCCCGGTGCCGGAAAGGGCACGCAGGCGACCTTCATCTGCCAGAAATACGGCATTCCGCAAATCTCGACCGGCGACATGCTGCGCGCCGCCGTCAAGGCCGGCACGCCCCTGGGCGTCCAGGCCAAGGCGGTCATGGATGCCGGCCAGCTGGTCAGCGACGATCTCATCATCAACCTGGTCAAGGAGCGCATCGCCCAGCCCGACTGCGCCAACGGCTTCCTGTTCGACGGGTTTCCCCGCACCATCCCCCAGGCCGACGCGCTGAAGACGGCCGGCGTCAAGCTCGACTACGTGCTCGAGATCGATGTGCCCTTCGATGCCATCATCGAACGCATGAGTGGCCGCCGCTCGCACCCCGCCAGCGGCCGCACCTACCACGTGAAGTTCAACCCGCCCAAGGTCGAAGGCAAGGATGACGTGACGGGCGAGGAGCTGATCCAGCGCGAAGACGATAAGGAAGACACCGTCAAGAAGCGCCTGGACGTCTACAGCGCGCAGACCCGACCGCTGGTGGACTACTACTCCGGCTGGGCCGCCCAGGACCCGGCGAACGCGCCCAAGTACCGCAAGATCAGCGGCACCGGCAGCGTGGAAGACATCACGCAACGCGCCCTGCAGGCCCTGGCAGGCTGACCGGGTGCGGCGCCGCCAGCCGGCGGCGACCACACCTCTCTTCGACGCCCCGCCCTGCGGGGCGTTGTTGTTTTCAGCCGGCCGCGGGCCCCTGCGCTGTGCGACGCGTCCGGTACAGCTCCAGCCACAGCGCGATGCGTGCCTTCACCGGGCTCAGTCCCTGCGCATCGACAGGCAGGGCATCCGTCGGCCTGGCAAGCACGCGGCCCAAGGTGCAGCGCGTCGTCACCCGCACGGCCACGCCCGCGGCCTGCGCGCGCAGCAAGGCAGCCTCCAGCGCGTGGTGCAGCGTGCCGTTGCCCGTGGCCGCCACCACCAGACCCGCCACGCCGTCGGCCACCAGCAGATCCACCACACGGCCATCGGCGCCGGAATGGTTCATGACGATCTCGACGCGCGGCCAGACAGGCAAAGCGGAAGGCGCCGCGGTCCCTTCAGAGGAGCCACCCGTGACGCCCGGGCCCAGGGCGGCGTTCACCGGCCAGGCGTGCGCCATGCGCACCCGCCCCTCCTCCACCCAGCCGAGCGGCCCCTGCTCTCCCGAGTCGAACGCATCGATGCGATAGGGATGCACCTTGCGCACCGAAAGCGCGCCGTGCACGGCGCCGGCCGCCACCACCACCACGCCACGGGCGCCGGGCATGGCGGCCACGGCCACCGCATCCAGCAGGTTCTGCGGGCCGTCCGGCACGAGGGCCGTCGCCGGCCGCATGGCGCAGGTCAGCACCACGGGCTTGCGCGCATCCAGCAGCGCATGCAGGAACCAGGCGGTCTCTTCGATCGTGTCGGTGCCGTGCGTGATGACCAGACCCGCAACGGCCGGATCGGCCAGATGGTGCGCGCAACGGGCGGCCAGCGTCAGCAGCACGTCGAACGGCATGTCCTTGCTGTCCACCTGCGCCACCTGTTCGGACACCAGCGCGCCACCCGCCAGCGCCGCCAGGACGGGGACGGCATCCAGCAACTGCTGCACACCGACCTGCGCCGCGGTGTAGCCGATGTTGTCGCCCGCATTCGCCGCCGTGCCGGCGATGGTCCCGCCGGTGCCCAGCACCACAATTTTTCCTGCGCCCACTTGCATCCCTTAAAAAACTGGTAAAAAATACAGGTACTGGATTAAAAAACAGTCCAGCCAGCCCACTCTTTGAACGCACTGGAACACCCCATGCTCGACAGTCCCAAGCTCACGGCCCGCCAGCAGCAGATTCTGGACCTGATCCAGACCGCCATCGCCCGCACCGGCGCGCCGCCCACCCGGGCCGAGATCGCCGCAGAGCTGGGCTTCAAGTCGGCCAACGCGGCCGAAGAGCATCTGCAGGCCCTTGCCCGCAAGGGCGTCATCGAGCTGGTCAGCGGCACCTCCCGGGGCATCCGGTTGCGCAGCGATACGGTTCGCTCCATCAACGCCGCCCGCGGCACCCAGTTCCATCTGCCCATTCCCGGCCTGTCGCAGCTCGTGCTGCCCTTGGTCGGCCGCGTGGCGGCAGGGTCTCCGATTCTCGCCCAGGAACATGTGGACCAGAGCTACACCATCGAGGGCAGCCTGTTCCAGCACAAGCCCGACTACCTGCTCAAGGTGCGCGGCATGTCCATGCGCGACGCCGGCATCATGGACGGCGATCTGCTGGCCGTGCAGTCCACACGCGACGCGCGCAACGGCCAGATCATCGTGGCCCGCCTGGGCGACGACGTGACGGTCAAGCGCCTGCGCCGCACGGCCAGCGCCATCGAGCTGCTGCCCGAGAACCCCGACTACCCCGTGATCACCGTCCACCCGGGCGAACCGTTCGAGATCGAAGGCCTGGCGGTCGGCCTGATCCGCAACACCATGCTCATGTAGGCGTCCCCGCAGCGCGCCGTAGGTGGCGGGCGTCTGGTCGGGTGGAGGCCGAGTGCGGTAACCGTACTCAGTTCCCACCGGTCAACCCTGCGGCATCGCGCTGTTCGCAAATCCTGCCTGTGTTCAATCCTCCTGGCTGAAGCAAGTGGGCCATCGAGAGAAATCTCCCTGGGCGGTACGAACCCGGGGCGGTGGAACTCGCTCGTCCGCATGCCCAGGCATCAGCAACCGCTGGAGTTTTCACATGGCAATGGCCTTGCTCACCATCTCTTCCCTCTCTCAACCTGTGCGCGCCCTGGGCCGCTGGTTCAGCCGCAATCTGCCGAATGCCGGCAGCCAGGCGAAGCGCACCTCTCCCCCGGCTGCCAGCGCACTGCGGCCTGCCACGGCGCAGCACGGTCCGGGGGTTCACCGGCCAGGTCTGTGGATGGCGTTGCCCGGCTCATGCGTCGCTACCGACGGACGCTCCCGCGCTGCCGCCAATGCCGAACGCTTCGGTACGCCGGCGCCCATTGCCACGCTGCGGCCCGCCGCGTCCCCACGCCGTACGGTGCGCGTGGTACGGCACACGAACGCCGGCGATCCCAGCCGGCTCATGATCTCAGGCCGCATGGCCGACGTCTGCGCTGAACTGGACCGGCTCGTCGCGCGCGAAGCGGCCCAGCGGTAAGCCACCGCCTCCACCCGCGCTGCCCGCTGCGCGTCGCTGGCTGGCTGGTTGCTGGTCGGTCGAAGCGGAAGTCGGGCCACCGGGCCGCTCTGCAGCCCTGCAGTCCGCAGTGAAGCGGCCCCGCAAGCAGCATGCCGGCCCCCCATCGCCCCGACGCGATGCCGAGCGCACGGACGCCAACAGCCGATCAGGCCTGCATCCGGTCCAGCGTGACGGGGCTCTTCCAGAACGGCTTCACGGTGAAGCCACCGCCCGCATACCAGCCTCGCTCCCAGCCACGGTCCGCTTCTGGCGCTGGCTCTGGCTCTGTGCTAGCCCCAACGGAGAGCCGCATCGGCCTTCGCCTGTGACTTCGCTGCGCGGTCTCATCGCTTTGCTGCTTTGCTTTGCTGCTCCGTCGTTGTGCCGTGGTCAGCCTCCACCGCCTGAGTCACTTTGCCCCATTGAGCGGTCGCAATAAATATTCATAATCGATGCATGTTTAAGCGGCGCGATAGACATCTTTGAAGCAGCGTCAAAGCCCAGACCACGAAAGACCGGTATGACCGACTCCACCTCTCCCCGCCCTCTTGAAATCCACCACCCTGTCTCTGGCCTCTCGGACCGGATCGCCCGGGGCACCACCTTGGCCCTTCGCTTTTTGGCGGACACCTTCTTCGCCAAGCGCTACGGCAACCGCGCCATCGTGCTCGAGACCGTTGCGGCGGTGCCCGGCATGGTGGGAGGCATGCTGGTCCATCTGCGCTGCCTGCGCTGGATGATCGACGACCACGGATGGATCCGCACCTTGCTCGACGAGGCGGAGAACGAGCGCATGCACCTGATGGTGTTTTTGGAGATCGCCAAGCCCAACTTGTTCGAGCGGTTCGTGATTCTGACGGTGCAGGCCCTCTTCTTCGTCTTCTTCTTCGCGCTCTACCTGTTCTCCTCCCGCACGGCGCACCGTCTGGTGGGCTATTTCGAAGAAGAAGCGGTCGTCAGCTACACGCGCTACCTGGCTGAAATCGACGCAGGGCGGGTGGAGAACATCGCGGCGCCGCAACTCGCCATCGACTACTGGCATCTGCCCGCCCAGGCCCGCCTGCGTGACGTCGTTCTGGCGGTGCGCCTGGACGAGGCGGGCCACCGCGATGTCAACCATGGGTTCGCCGATGTCCTCGCCCGCGGTGACAAGCTCGGGTCGGTCGCGCACTGAGACGGACCACGGCCACCGCCCGCAGCGCGGCACGGTGTCTGGCGGCCATCGCCGGGCGCACGCCGCAGGAGTGACGGCGCCGGGTGCGCGCCGGCAGAGGCGCCCCTTTCAAGCGAGCCCGTCCGCCCCGGTTGCGCCGCCGCTCAGCTGTTGAGCTGCGCCCACAGCTTGTCCAGCCGCTTCACGCTCACGGGCTGCGGCGTCCGCAGCTCCTGGGCGAAGAAGCTCACGCGCAGTTCCTCCAGCAGCCAGCGCAGCTCTTGCATGCGCACATCGACCGCGCCTTTGCGCTCTGCCACCAGGCGCCAGTAGCGCTGCTCCTGCGGGCGCAGTTCGGCCAGCTTGGCCGCATCGCGGGCCGGGTCTGCGCGGTATTTGTCCAGGCGCAGGGTGATGGCCTTGAGGTAGCGCGGAAAGTGCGCCAGCTGGGCCCACGGCGCCGCGGCGATGAATGTCTTGGGCATCAGCCGCTGCAGTTGCTGCTGCGCGTCCTGCGTGGCGTCGGGCGCATTCTTGGTGTCCTTGATCTTGCGCACGGCGGCGGCGTACTCTACCAGGATGGTGCCCGCCAGGCGGGCGACCTCGTTGGCGATCAGCGTCAGCCGGCCCCGGCCCTCGTCCACCCGGCGCTTGAAGTCGGCCTCGTTGGTGGGCAAGGGGTCTTGCAGGAAGGCGCGGTCCAGCGCCACGTCGATGATCTGGGCGCGCAGTTCTTCCTGCGTGCCCAGCGGCATGTAGGCCACGGCCATCTTCTGCAGATCTGGGATGTTCTTTTCCAGGTACTTGAGCGCATCCTTGATCTGCAGCGCGAAGAGACGCCGCAGCCCGGCACGGTGCTTGGCCGCGGCCACCTCGGGCTCGTCGAACACCTCGATGGTCACGGCGTCGCCGCCGTCGATGAGCGCCGGAAAGCCGATCAACGTCTGGCCGGCCTTGCGGATCTCCATCAGCTCGGGCAGTTCGCCGAAGGTCCACGCGGTGTAGCGCGCGTCGGCCCTTTGCGCGACCTTTTCCGCGGGCGCCGCCGTGCGGGCGGCCCCCGCAGGCGAAGCGCCGGCGGGCTTGCCTGACGCTATGCTTTTAGTAGCTTCATGCGCTTTTCCACCCTCAGATTCACGGTCTTTCGTATCTGAATTGCCCTGTACACCAGCGCCTCCAGCTATCTTTAATGAAGCAAGCGCCTGGAACGCGCCGCGCGCCTTGGCGCCCCACTCGGCCTTCAGGGCCCCCAGGTTGCGGCCATGGCCCAGCTGGCGACCGTGCTCGTCCACCACGCGGAAGTTCATGAACAGGTGCGGGCTCAGCATGTCGAGCTTGAAGTCCGCCCGCTTCACGTCGAGCGAGGTTTCATCGCGCACCTGCTTGAGCAGCGCGTCCACCAGGCTGCCGTGGCCGAAGCGCTCGGGCGCGTTGAACAGCTCCGCGATGCGCGCCGCGCTCTCGGGCAGCGGCACGAAGCGGCTGCGCGGGCGCTGCGGCAGGCTTTTCAGCAGCGCCTGGACCTTGGCTTGCAGCATGCCGGGCACCAGCCACTCGCAGCGCTCTTCGCTGACCTGGTTGAGCACGAACAGCGGCACGGTCACGGTGATGCCGTCGCGCGCATCGCCGGGCTCGTGCAAATAGCTGGCGGCGCAGTCCACGCCACCCAGGCGCACGGTCTTGGGGAAGGCGTTGCCGGTGATGCCGGCCGCCT from Paracidovorax wautersii includes:
- the kdsB gene encoding 3-deoxy-manno-octulosonate cytidylyltransferase; translation: MSTALPPFTVIIPARLASSRLPNKPLADIAGLPMVVQVARRAARSGAARAVVAADDERIVEACRTHGVEALLTRSDHPSGSDRLAEACELLGLEGDDIVVNVQGDEPLIDPALIDAVAALLPLRSDASMGTAAHAIHAPEDVANPNVVKVVLDARGLAHYFSRAPIPFARDHAPGSAWWQAQAAAPALQGFAPLRHIGLYSYRAGFLREFPLLAPAPTETIEALEQLRALWHGHRIAVHVTDAAPGPGVDTPADLERVRAMMR
- the adk gene encoding adenylate kinase, giving the protein MRLILLGAPGAGKGTQATFICQKYGIPQISTGDMLRAAVKAGTPLGVQAKAVMDAGQLVSDDLIINLVKERIAQPDCANGFLFDGFPRTIPQADALKTAGVKLDYVLEIDVPFDAIIERMSGRRSHPASGRTYHVKFNPPKVEGKDDVTGEELIQREDDKEDTVKKRLDVYSAQTRPLVDYYSGWAAQDPANAPKYRKISGTGSVEDITQRALQALAG
- a CDS encoding asparaginase, with product MQVGAGKIVVLGTGGTIAGTAANAGDNIGYTAAQVGVQQLLDAVPVLAALAGGALVSEQVAQVDSKDMPFDVLLTLAARCAHHLADPAVAGLVITHGTDTIEETAWFLHALLDARKPVVLTCAMRPATALVPDGPQNLLDAVAVAAMPGARGVVVVAAGAVHGALSVRKVHPYRIDAFDSGEQGPLGWVEEGRVRMAHAWPVNAALGPGVTGGSSEGTAAPSALPVWPRVEIVMNHSGADGRVVDLLVADGVAGLVVAATGNGTLHHALEAALLRAQAAGVAVRVTTRCTLGRVLARPTDALPVDAQGLSPVKARIALWLELYRTRRTAQGPAAG
- the lexA gene encoding transcriptional repressor LexA, whose product is MLDSPKLTARQQQILDLIQTAIARTGAPPTRAEIAAELGFKSANAAEEHLQALARKGVIELVSGTSRGIRLRSDTVRSINAARGTQFHLPIPGLSQLVLPLVGRVAAGSPILAQEHVDQSYTIEGSLFQHKPDYLLKVRGMSMRDAGIMDGDLLAVQSTRDARNGQIIVARLGDDVTVKRLRRTASAIELLPENPDYPVITVHPGEPFEIEGLAVGLIRNTMLM
- a CDS encoding alternative oxidase; its protein translation is MTDSTSPRPLEIHHPVSGLSDRIARGTTLALRFLADTFFAKRYGNRAIVLETVAAVPGMVGGMLVHLRCLRWMIDDHGWIRTLLDEAENERMHLMVFLEIAKPNLFERFVILTVQALFFVFFFALYLFSSRTAHRLVGYFEEEAVVSYTRYLAEIDAGRVENIAAPQLAIDYWHLPAQARLRDVVLAVRLDEAGHRDVNHGFADVLARGDKLGSVAH